A part of Paenibacillus sp. sptzw28 genomic DNA contains:
- a CDS encoding carbohydrate ABC transporter permease, with product MSLRRLTGNESSFDVLVYAMLIVWGAFILFPLLYVLMTSFATEKEYLTRGFFIIPREWTWDAYLYLLANDDFANSFMNAVIITTVGTAISITATTLMAYGLSKKWLKGRTVLGFMVVFTMLFSGGLIPTYLVIKEFGMIDTFWSLWLPGAVAPFYLIVMRSFFSSIPYELEESARVDGCGEWRMFFTIMLPLSMASIATFVLFYMVGYWNTYFSALIYLNDSGMWPLQVFLRQMLVLNQSIGETATQMQEELVYTPGVKMAAIVVSALPMMIIYPFLQKHFNKGMLLGSLKG from the coding sequence ATGAGCCTCCGCCGTTTAACAGGCAATGAAAGTTCCTTCGATGTTCTCGTGTACGCAATGCTTATCGTATGGGGAGCTTTCATCCTGTTCCCGCTTCTTTATGTGCTGATGACGTCGTTTGCTACTGAAAAAGAATATTTGACCCGCGGTTTCTTCATCATTCCGAGGGAGTGGACGTGGGACGCGTATTTATATTTGCTAGCGAACGACGACTTTGCGAACAGCTTCATGAACGCCGTCATCATTACGACGGTCGGTACGGCAATCAGCATAACTGCAACGACATTGATGGCATACGGCTTGTCCAAGAAATGGCTAAAAGGACGGACTGTATTGGGCTTTATGGTCGTATTCACGATGCTGTTCTCCGGGGGCTTGATCCCGACTTATCTGGTCATCAAGGAGTTCGGGATGATTGATACGTTCTGGTCATTATGGCTTCCAGGAGCTGTCGCTCCGTTCTATCTGATCGTCATGCGAAGCTTCTTCTCATCAATCCCATATGAGCTGGAAGAGTCCGCGCGCGTGGACGGCTGCGGGGAGTGGAGAATGTTTTTCACCATTATGCTTCCTCTGTCCATGGCGTCCATTGCCACCTTTGTGCTCTTTTATATGGTCGGCTATTGGAACACGTATTTTTCGGCGCTGATCTATTTGAACGATTCCGGCATGTGGCCGCTGCAAGTATTTTTGCGGCAGATGCTTGTGCTGAATCAATCCATAGGCGAAACCGCCACCCAGATGCAGGAAGAGCTGGTCTACACGCCCGGAGTGAAAATGGCGGCCATCGTTGTCTCTGCGCTGCCGATGATGATCATTTATCCGTTTCTTCAGAAGCATTTCAATAAAGGCATGCTGCTAGGTTCGTTGAAGGGGTGA
- a CDS encoding sugar ABC transporter permease — MRSSVSELRGVSKSRASSASAHYIKRAFPIYLMILPGFLTMILFKYLPMFGVVISFQNYSPFRGVWGSEWAGLDHFVRLFTEQQFVTLLKNTLILNLIDICFYFPAPILFALILNEIRLRWFKTTLQTVVYLPHFISMIVVVGITVVLFAGEFGGVNLLLDSLGLPRYQGLNDPDHFRWIWLLQNIWKEVGWSAIIYLAALASIDPTLYEAATVDGANRWRQIWHITLPSLAQVILILFILRLGSFIDVGFEHVFLLQNPLNLAVSDVFDTYIYRVGVQQGEFSYTTAVGLFKSVVGLVLVLSANAIAKRSGREGVY; from the coding sequence ATGAGGTCGTCCGTAAGCGAATTGAGGGGCGTTAGCAAATCAAGGGCTTCTTCAGCCTCCGCCCATTACATCAAACGCGCTTTTCCCATCTATTTGATGATATTGCCGGGTTTTTTGACGATGATTCTGTTTAAATATTTGCCCATGTTCGGTGTTGTTATCTCGTTTCAGAATTACAGTCCGTTCCGAGGGGTTTGGGGCAGCGAGTGGGCGGGGCTCGATCATTTCGTCCGCCTATTTACCGAGCAGCAGTTTGTGACGCTCCTCAAAAATACGCTGATTCTCAACCTGATCGATATATGCTTTTATTTTCCCGCGCCGATTCTCTTCGCGCTGATTCTTAACGAGATCCGTTTAAGATGGTTCAAGACGACGCTGCAAACCGTCGTATACTTGCCCCATTTCATCTCGATGATCGTCGTTGTCGGGATCACGGTCGTCCTGTTCGCCGGCGAATTCGGCGGGGTCAACCTGCTTCTTGATTCCCTTGGTCTTCCAAGGTATCAAGGATTGAACGATCCGGATCATTTCCGCTGGATATGGCTGCTGCAGAACATTTGGAAAGAAGTGGGCTGGAGCGCAATCATTTATTTGGCCGCTCTCGCATCGATCGACCCGACGCTGTACGAGGCCGCCACGGTGGACGGTGCGAACCGGTGGAGACAAATTTGGCACATCACGCTGCCGTCTCTCGCTCAAGTTATTCTCATCCTATTTATCCTCCGTCTCGGAAGCTTTATCGATGTCGGCTTCGAGCATGTGTTCCTGCTGCAAAATCCGCTCAATCTTGCGGTGTCTGACGTTTTTGACACTTATATTTATCGTGTTGGGGTACAGCAGGGCGAATTCAGCTATACGACGGCGGTCGGTCTGTTCAAGTCGGTTGTCGGGCTGGTGCTGGTGCTCTCGGCGAACGCGATTGCGAAACGGTCGGGAAGGGAGGGCGTGTACTGA
- a CDS encoding ABC transporter substrate-binding protein, whose product MRKKIALLLTGVLAAGVIAGCSGNGQAGDAGGKTDKAGVADDMKEKLTITFMPESWGGGKWREDHPTVKYLNEKFNIEMKIMWTDGPTYKDKLNVFAASGDLPDMYRVTSDNFVKWQNEGVFMDLAPHLDKYPNLAKAFPDDQWKMLNPQGKLYGMPAWGLEIRDSYQIRADWIRNVGLTMPNEETFNVDEFYQIMKAFALNDPDKNGKKDTAGFATDQELGANTAQLRAAFGLANGWKLVDGKLIPQNVQSKEQKDFLGYLHKMYEEGVMDKDFLSKKGINVYELFQGGKSGIWTHHPLGLRTDTEKLKSIDPNAELVQLAPPIGPTGLRGNPTGLVGANKAVINGKIDPKKQQRLLELLDWWMTDEGTDIMRNGIEGVHYTKEANGTYKQTPLGDTDLPRIMNNWFFWRADPEFFVHKWTEPAIAEFDRKYNENNAKYPWKNDSAGLEIYSETYQKLWKDLETKFKEAQLKIVVGQEPVDSIDKAIADWKAGGGDKIIQEMNDAYAKYKS is encoded by the coding sequence TTGAGAAAAAAAATAGCACTTCTTCTCACAGGGGTTCTGGCTGCAGGCGTTATAGCCGGCTGTTCCGGGAACGGACAAGCGGGAGACGCCGGAGGAAAGACGGACAAGGCCGGTGTCGCGGATGACATGAAAGAAAAGCTGACCATCACCTTCATGCCGGAATCATGGGGCGGAGGAAAGTGGCGGGAAGACCACCCGACGGTAAAGTATCTGAACGAGAAATTTAACATCGAGATGAAGATCATGTGGACGGACGGCCCGACATACAAGGACAAATTGAATGTTTTTGCAGCGTCGGGAGACTTGCCGGACATGTATAGAGTCACATCGGACAATTTCGTCAAGTGGCAGAACGAGGGTGTTTTCATGGATCTGGCCCCTCATCTGGATAAGTATCCGAATCTGGCTAAGGCGTTCCCGGATGATCAGTGGAAGATGTTGAACCCGCAGGGGAAGCTGTACGGAATGCCGGCGTGGGGACTCGAGATCCGTGACAGCTATCAAATTCGGGCCGACTGGATCCGCAACGTGGGGCTGACGATGCCGAATGAAGAGACGTTCAACGTCGATGAATTTTATCAGATCATGAAGGCGTTTGCACTGAACGATCCGGACAAGAACGGGAAGAAGGATACGGCCGGCTTCGCCACAGACCAGGAATTAGGGGCGAATACCGCCCAATTGCGGGCCGCTTTCGGCCTTGCCAACGGCTGGAAACTGGTGGACGGCAAGCTGATCCCCCAGAATGTGCAGTCCAAGGAGCAGAAAGACTTCCTCGGTTATCTTCATAAGATGTATGAGGAAGGCGTTATGGACAAAGATTTTCTCAGCAAGAAAGGCATCAACGTCTACGAGCTGTTTCAGGGAGGCAAGTCGGGCATCTGGACCCACCACCCTCTTGGACTGAGGACGGATACAGAAAAGCTGAAAAGTATCGACCCGAACGCTGAATTGGTCCAGCTTGCACCGCCGATCGGCCCTACCGGTCTTCGCGGCAATCCAACGGGCTTAGTCGGAGCCAATAAAGCCGTGATCAACGGCAAAATCGACCCCAAGAAGCAGCAGCGCCTCCTGGAACTGCTCGATTGGTGGATGACCGACGAAGGCACGGATATTATGAGGAACGGGATCGAGGGCGTTCACTATACGAAAGAGGCTAATGGCACCTATAAGCAAACGCCGCTTGGCGATACCGATCTGCCTCGGATTATGAACAACTGGTTTTTCTGGCGCGCCGATCCGGAGTTCTTTGTCCATAAATGGACCGAACCGGCAATCGCTGAATTCGACAGGAAGTATAATGAGAACAATGCCAAATATCCTTGGAAAAACGATTCCGCGGGCCTGGAAATCTATTCGGAGACCTACCAGAAGCTATGGAAGGACCTCGAAACGAAATTCAAGGAAGCCCAGCTCAAAATCGTGGTCGGGCAGGAGCCTGTCGACAGCATTGACAAGGCGATCGCTGATTGGAAAGCGGGCGGCGGCGATAAGATCATTCAAGAAATGAACGACGCGTACGCCAAATATAAGAGCTAG
- a CDS encoding sensor histidine kinase — MNRMIRFMYRYSIKQKMIVAFLTVSLLGVVTIAASAEHYYTRATTQDFYNIARSSSASLNNQIDRYFKQLIRSTSAVIAGPLPSIGGRVNPNLEAGAIQDWLAGKVPLTLSNRLIIEDTLRRYIAINYSEIESLVLLKENGELVSSNGQAAYRPTEPWLKLPFTEKTAVIPTYESYPYKVPIVSLVIPVFSTEDTRMVGRLFVNLSLAELKEIMGKTTIGKTGTFVIISSSDTVVYHPDSSLLGRPISMTPLNDLRLNEPDTLQEAGKLDYLITFTRSDFTQWRIVAVVPLQEMATGLNVATESMLLVLFFLFLFVILVVPILTKLLMQPVIRLKKVMNEVERGNLNVQVECHPGKDELQSLNRSFGQMIRRLNNLIEDVYRYQLREMQLEVRQKDAMIKALQGQINPHFLYNTLDIIRSIAFLEEVPRIEKIAVNLASFFRYTAKLEPLEVTLREEIDHLRKYLEIIDIRFKQNFQNQVYVNEKFMAARLVKLSLQPIVENAVKYAVEPMNGNASILVSAFDEGDDLVVEVADNGPGMTADKLEYIRRSLAQVTEHHTAGQYAERDSLGLANVHGRLVLQYGGRYGVSIDSFPARGTVVSIRFPNKKVKSDNES, encoded by the coding sequence ATGAATCGCATGATCCGTTTCATGTACCGCTATTCCATCAAACAAAAGATGATCGTCGCTTTCCTGACAGTGAGTCTGCTCGGGGTAGTCACGATAGCGGCGTCAGCGGAGCACTACTATACGAGGGCGACAACGCAGGACTTCTATAACATCGCAAGAAGCTCTTCCGCCAGTCTGAATAATCAGATCGATCGTTATTTCAAGCAGCTGATCCGATCCACCTCCGCCGTCATCGCCGGACCGCTCCCTTCGATCGGCGGCCGCGTCAATCCGAATCTGGAGGCCGGAGCCATCCAGGATTGGCTGGCAGGGAAGGTGCCGCTCACCTTGTCAAACCGGCTGATTATTGAGGATACACTTCGGAGGTACATTGCAATCAACTACTCTGAGATCGAAAGTCTCGTCCTCTTGAAGGAAAACGGCGAACTCGTTTCTTCGAACGGACAGGCTGCCTATCGGCCCACAGAACCGTGGCTCAAATTGCCGTTTACCGAGAAAACGGCAGTGATCCCGACGTACGAGTCGTATCCTTATAAAGTTCCGATCGTCTCCCTCGTTATTCCAGTTTTCAGTACAGAGGACACGCGTATGGTTGGCAGACTGTTCGTCAACCTATCGCTCGCCGAGCTGAAGGAAATAATGGGAAAGACAACGATCGGCAAAACCGGGACATTCGTTATCATCTCATCCTCTGATACAGTCGTCTATCACCCGGACTCCAGCCTTCTTGGGAGACCGATCTCTATGACGCCGCTCAATGATCTCCGCTTGAACGAACCGGATACTCTTCAAGAGGCCGGGAAACTGGATTATTTAATTACTTTCACCCGATCGGATTTCACACAATGGCGAATTGTCGCCGTCGTACCGCTGCAAGAGATGGCAACCGGATTGAACGTGGCGACCGAATCGATGCTGCTTGTCCTATTCTTCTTGTTTCTGTTCGTCATTCTGGTGGTGCCGATCCTGACCAAGCTGCTCATGCAACCTGTTATTCGATTGAAAAAAGTCATGAACGAAGTAGAGAGAGGCAATCTGAACGTTCAAGTCGAATGTCATCCCGGCAAAGATGAGCTGCAAAGCTTGAACCGCAGCTTCGGCCAAATGATTCGCCGGCTGAATAACCTGATCGAGGATGTATATCGGTATCAATTGCGGGAAATGCAGCTCGAGGTTCGCCAGAAGGACGCGATGATCAAAGCGCTTCAAGGGCAGATCAACCCGCATTTTCTGTATAATACACTGGACATTATCAGAAGCATTGCTTTTCTGGAAGAGGTTCCCCGGATCGAGAAGATTGCCGTCAATCTGGCCTCGTTCTTCCGATACACCGCTAAGCTGGAGCCTCTTGAAGTGACGCTGCGCGAGGAGATCGACCATCTGCGAAAGTATCTGGAGATTATTGATATCCGCTTCAAGCAAAACTTTCAAAACCAGGTCTACGTAAACGAGAAGTTCATGGCGGCGCGTCTCGTCAAGCTTTCCTTGCAGCCTATCGTGGAGAACGCGGTGAAATATGCGGTGGAGCCGATGAACGGAAATGCCTCCATCCTGGTCAGTGCCTTCGACGAAGGGGACGATCTTGTTGTTGAGGTGGCGGATAACGGTCCCGGAATGACTGCAGACAAACTGGAGTACATTCGGCGCTCCCTCGCCCAGGTTACCGAGCATCATACCGCTGGCCAATACGCCGAACGGGATTCGCTCGGCCTGGCCAATGTACATGGGCGCCTCGTACTGCAGTATGGAGGCCGCTACGGGGTGAGTATTGATTCGTTCCCGGCGAGAGGGACGGTCGTATCCATCCGGTTCCCCAATAAAAAAGTGAAATCGGATAACGAATCGTAA
- a CDS encoding response regulator, whose protein sequence is MYHILVAEDEPWIRSSVVEMVNRIGEGTITLSEATNGEEAWALIQETWPTVLITDIMMPKIDGLSLIQKIHELGIPMTYIIISGYDNFQYAQKAIRYGVTEYLLKPVDMEQLREALRRCEQNVNNLKEISQYMSRFQQLVNAFGEAAPQTAGRKMSELIDSVLKLKYINPAARLNLLRLFEWKLTGLMNEMSPGQSVPSIPADAEDTAIIRHFNQLADIMIMHYAKQNKTNTNNIIKRVCDYIHTYYKKDISLTEMAQLANMSISYFSSWFKRCTGRTLVQYIQEVRIEKAKQLLLETQLKNYEIAEQVGFATQPYFIRVFKSSVGVSPNAYRKRMWL, encoded by the coding sequence ATGTATCATATACTGGTGGCCGAAGATGAACCTTGGATCCGAAGCTCCGTCGTCGAGATGGTGAACCGGATCGGAGAAGGAACGATCACTTTATCGGAAGCGACGAATGGGGAAGAAGCTTGGGCATTGATCCAAGAGACATGGCCGACCGTACTGATTACGGACATCATGATGCCGAAGATTGATGGTCTGTCGCTGATCCAAAAAATCCATGAGCTTGGCATTCCGATGACATACATCATTATCAGCGGGTACGATAACTTTCAGTATGCGCAAAAAGCGATTCGTTACGGGGTTACCGAATATCTGCTGAAGCCGGTGGACATGGAGCAGCTTCGGGAAGCATTGCGCAGATGCGAACAAAACGTAAACAACCTGAAAGAAATCAGCCAATATATGTCGAGATTCCAGCAGCTTGTGAACGCCTTCGGCGAGGCGGCCCCGCAGACGGCCGGCAGAAAAATGTCCGAACTAATCGATTCCGTCTTGAAGCTTAAATATATCAATCCGGCCGCCAGGTTGAATCTGCTTCGCCTTTTCGAGTGGAAACTGACCGGCTTGATGAACGAGATGTCCCCGGGGCAATCCGTTCCGTCGATTCCGGCCGATGCTGAGGATACGGCAATCATTCGCCATTTCAACCAACTGGCCGATATTATGATCATGCATTATGCGAAGCAGAACAAAACGAATACCAATAATATCATCAAACGGGTTTGCGATTACATCCATACTTACTATAAGAAGGACATCTCGTTAACGGAAATGGCTCAATTGGCCAACATGAGCATTTCGTACTTCAGCTCGTGGTTCAAAAGATGCACCGGACGAACCCTGGTTCAGTACATTCAGGAAGTCAGGATTGAAAAGGCGAAGCAGCTTCTGCTCGAAACGCAGCTGAAAAATTATGAGATTGCCGAACAGGTAGGCTTCGCCACACAGCCTTATTTTATCCGGGTATTTAAAAGCTCGGTAGGCGTTTCCCCCAATGCGTACCGAAAGCGGATGTGGCTATGA
- a CDS encoding Cof-type HAD-IIB family hydrolase: MAAVFSTNWQNTIIGKNWTQKLQGVMQMSNIQAIVLDLDGTLLGSDKSISLRNYQAVKKCFDSGIHVIVATARPPRAANKFVEDLPFVEYLVYYNGALITYKSKKAQRHICIPMEISKQITNFIELHAPQSLISYEVNDSWYTCTPVPDSKRAHLGIRSSDPAPQVVEIDFIRSLSPTKILVLGFSLWSDIIEQFGDVNVIATDGGVLVQIMHKSASKEDAVQGVLSEIGVKPDNVMVFGDDFNDLGLFQTCGFPIAMENAIIELKNCAKHITDSNDNDGVAVALEKFVL, encoded by the coding sequence GTGGCTGCCGTTTTCTCAACTAACTGGCAGAATACTATAATTGGCAAAAATTGGACTCAGAAATTACAAGGGGTGATGCAGATGTCGAACATACAGGCCATTGTATTGGACTTGGACGGAACCTTACTCGGCAGTGACAAATCCATATCTCTTCGGAATTATCAAGCTGTTAAAAAATGTTTTGATTCTGGAATTCATGTTATTGTTGCCACGGCGCGACCGCCTAGAGCGGCTAACAAATTTGTAGAGGATTTACCTTTTGTAGAATATCTGGTTTATTACAATGGTGCTCTAATAACATACAAGTCTAAGAAAGCTCAGCGACATATTTGTATCCCAATGGAGATAAGCAAACAGATTACCAATTTCATCGAGTTACATGCACCGCAATCGTTAATTTCATATGAGGTCAATGACTCATGGTATACGTGTACACCAGTTCCCGACTCGAAACGTGCTCATTTGGGCATCCGTTCGAGTGATCCTGCGCCCCAGGTTGTTGAAATTGATTTTATTCGATCACTGTCCCCGACCAAAATATTGGTTCTCGGTTTCAGTCTATGGAGCGATATCATTGAGCAGTTCGGTGATGTGAACGTAATCGCAACCGACGGAGGAGTATTAGTTCAAATAATGCACAAATCAGCCTCAAAGGAAGATGCCGTGCAAGGGGTGTTAAGCGAAATCGGGGTTAAACCAGATAATGTAATGGTATTCGGGGATGACTTTAACGATTTAGGACTATTCCAAACGTGCGGATTTCCGATCGCAATGGAAAACGCGATTATTGAGCTAAAAAATTGTGCAAAACACATTACCGATTCAAATGATAACGATGGTGTTGCTGTTGCACTTGAGAAATTTGTGCTTTGA
- a CDS encoding HAD family hydrolase: MIKAVLFDLDLTLLDRDASVRKFVETQHERFNFCLSHIPKETYVSRFIELDERGYVWKDIVYQRLIDEFNINGINWEQLLEDYVSEFHKSCIPYPNLIEMLERLNRENFKLGLITNALGDFQFRNIKAIGIDKYFDVILISEWEGIKKPNPEIFFRALDKLEVEAEESIYIGDHPINDVQASRNVGMKGVWKKDPQWEIPLDVDGIISDLLEVPELVKSLINRTSGQ; the protein is encoded by the coding sequence TTGATAAAAGCTGTTCTGTTCGATTTAGATTTAACCTTATTAGATAGAGATGCGTCTGTTAGAAAATTTGTAGAAACACAGCACGAAAGGTTTAATTTTTGTTTATCCCATATTCCAAAGGAAACATACGTTTCAAGATTTATAGAATTGGATGAAAGAGGTTATGTGTGGAAAGATATAGTATACCAACGATTAATCGATGAATTTAATATCAATGGTATCAATTGGGAACAGCTGTTAGAGGATTATGTATCGGAGTTTCACAAAAGTTGTATTCCTTATCCAAATCTTATTGAAATGTTAGAGCGTCTTAATAGAGAAAATTTTAAATTAGGTTTAATCACTAATGCTCTTGGTGATTTTCAGTTTAGAAATATTAAAGCAATCGGAATTGATAAATACTTTGATGTTATTTTAATTTCAGAGTGGGAAGGTATTAAAAAACCGAATCCAGAGATTTTTTTCAGGGCTTTAGATAAGCTCGAAGTAGAGGCGGAAGAAAGCATATACATTGGTGACCATCCGATTAATGATGTTCAAGCTTCACGAAATGTTGGAATGAAGGGAGTTTGGAAAAAAGACCCCCAATGGGAGATACCCCTGGATGTAGACGGAATTATCAGCGACTTATTAGAGGTACCTGAACTTGTCAAGAGTTTAATTAACAGAACTTCAGGTCAATAA
- a CDS encoding DDE-type integrase/transposase/recombinase translates to MATGSSLCCSEDDIGRINKKKVYRLCKRMDVLRPQRQLKIKYPKRLANNRVITGSNQLWETDIKYGWIHGEQRFFFLMSILDVFDRAIIAYHIGLTCEAAHLIQITQEALMKRQRFDKTDRPVIRSDNGPQFISHRFEEACVTFEMIHERIPPKTPNKNAHIESFHSILEAECYRRHEFETYPQAYDVVSQFIQDYNHIRIHGSIYDLSPYEYIEAIKKGLVRPKQIKV, encoded by the coding sequence ATGGCTACCGGAAGCTCACTGTGCTGCTCAGAAGACGATATCGGCCGGATTAATAAGAAGAAGGTTTACCGTCTTTGTAAGCGAATGGATGTCCTTCGTCCGCAGCGACAGCTAAAGATCAAATACCCCAAACGTCTGGCGAACAATCGCGTCATTACAGGCTCCAATCAACTCTGGGAAACGGATATTAAGTATGGTTGGATTCATGGCGAACAGCGATTTTTCTTCTTAATGAGCATCCTGGATGTGTTTGATCGTGCCATTATCGCTTATCATATCGGTTTAACCTGTGAAGCAGCTCATCTCATTCAGATTACGCAGGAAGCGCTAATGAAGCGTCAGCGCTTTGATAAAACGGATAGGCCGGTCATTCGATCCGATAATGGTCCCCAATTTATTAGCCACCGATTTGAAGAGGCTTGTGTTACGTTCGAGATGATTCACGAGCGCATACCGCCCAAAACGCCGAATAAGAATGCTCACATTGAATCGTTTCATTCCATATTGGAAGCGGAGTGCTATCGACGACATGAATTTGAGACGTATCCGCAGGCGTATGACGTCGTCAGCCAGTTTATTCAAGATTACAATCACATTCGAATCCATGGCAGTATCTATGATCTGTCTCCGTACGAATACATAGAGGCGATTAAGAAAGGGCTGGTTAGGCCGAAGCAGATAAAGGTCTAA
- a CDS encoding transposase — translation MKKKQYDLNFKKMFVAKGKEIGNMTAVARQHELDLKMVLRWARELNRKDLDQLDETSVKQSKFVPTAEDYAQLERENEKLKKLFAEQALERDIFKDLLKKTNPHLRIK, via the coding sequence ATGAAGAAGAAGCAATATGACCTGAATTTCAAGAAGATGTTCGTGGCCAAAGGGAAAGAGATTGGCAACATGACAGCTGTAGCTAGGCAACATGAACTGGATCTAAAGATGGTGCTTCGTTGGGCTAGGGAACTGAATCGCAAAGACCTCGATCAACTGGATGAGACAAGCGTGAAACAATCGAAGTTCGTTCCGACAGCCGAAGATTATGCACAACTGGAAAGAGAGAATGAAAAACTGAAGAAGCTCTTTGCCGAGCAAGCCCTAGAGAGGGATATTTTCAAAGACCTACTAAAAAAAACGAACCCGCACTTGCGGATAAAATAG
- a CDS encoding metallophosphoesterase, with product MKNYAIITDIHGNSPALSAVLNDIRNKDIDHIFCLGDLVGIGPNSNEVIKLLLNQDNISYVKGNHDNAVVAAFYDRQTPEGHEHVRYHHKWLAERMEEEYVRFLDNMPIKIETEEELFIHYHLDQMNNFTPIDQEPTEEKLDQFYKNADYRLVCFGHHHVVHEYITPKAVYFNPGALGCFHKPVARYGIIKLDNHRVEPQLVEVPYNNSAFLKSYRELGVPESDFILKIFHGGQL from the coding sequence ATGAAGAATTATGCAATCATTACAGATATCCATGGGAACAGCCCGGCTTTAAGTGCTGTATTAAATGATATACGGAATAAAGACATCGACCACATTTTTTGTCTTGGTGATCTTGTTGGAATCGGGCCTAATAGTAACGAAGTTATTAAATTGTTGTTAAATCAAGACAATATCTCTTATGTTAAGGGCAATCATGATAATGCTGTAGTTGCTGCATTTTATGATCGACAAACACCTGAAGGACATGAGCATGTCCGGTATCATCATAAGTGGTTAGCAGAACGAATGGAAGAAGAATACGTAAGATTTTTGGATAACATGCCTATTAAGATAGAGACGGAAGAGGAGCTCTTTATTCATTACCATCTAGACCAGATGAACAATTTTACGCCTATAGATCAGGAACCAACTGAAGAGAAATTAGATCAATTTTACAAGAATGCTGATTACAGATTGGTTTGTTTTGGACATCACCATGTTGTGCACGAGTACATTACTCCTAAGGCAGTTTATTTTAACCCAGGGGCATTAGGTTGTTTTCACAAACCAGTTGCTCGCTATGGGATTATCAAATTGGACAATCATCGTGTTGAACCTCAGCTCGTAGAAGTACCTTATAATAATTCAGCTTTTTTAAAATCTTATAGAGAACTAGGTGTACCAGAAAGTGATTTTATATTGAAAATATTCCACGGGGGACAACTTTGA
- a CDS encoding GNAT family N-acetyltransferase, whose translation MKSDLSLHSERLTYRQTVSCDLDTVLSIENDSENIRYIIPWSKDQHVKTLNDPDKKHIIIEDKDKKLVGYIILAGLNSLHDNVELIRITISEKSKGYGKEALNTILKYIFEYLHAHRLWLDVKEYNERAKHIYLSLGFKQEGILRECIKNGDKFESLIIMSILKHEFSELEEGRDIS comes from the coding sequence GTGAAGTCTGATTTATCTTTACATTCTGAAAGATTGACATATAGGCAGACAGTTTCCTGTGATCTTGATACAGTATTATCAATCGAGAATGATAGTGAAAACATCAGATACATCATTCCTTGGTCAAAGGATCAACATGTTAAGACATTAAATGATCCAGACAAGAAGCACATAATCATAGAAGATAAAGATAAAAAATTAGTTGGATATATTATTTTGGCAGGTCTTAACAGCCTCCATGATAATGTTGAGTTAATTCGAATTACAATTTCAGAGAAGTCTAAAGGGTATGGAAAAGAAGCATTGAACACAATTTTGAAATACATATTTGAATACCTTCACGCACATCGTCTATGGCTCGATGTAAAGGAATATAACGAAAGAGCAAAGCACATTTACTTATCTTTAGGGTTCAAACAGGAAGGGATATTAAGAGAATGTATTAAGAACGGGGACAAGTTCGAATCACTGATCATAATGTCAATACTAAAGCACGAATTTAGCGAACTCGAAGAAGGCAGAGACATCTCATAA